A stretch of Lactuca sativa cultivar Salinas chromosome 6, Lsat_Salinas_v11, whole genome shotgun sequence DNA encodes these proteins:
- the LOC111882873 gene encoding uncharacterized protein LOC111882873, whose protein sequence is MANTCGKAKGFFGTIQRIYTIFANSTKRWQILKDNVKGLTPKSLSSTRWESRVDSVKAIRFQIFDIQKALLQVAKNDNDPKITSEAKSLAKNELGNFEFILALQTIAIKDMLIDVAMEKIMGLISYFKEYRENGFLNALQTAKDIALEMGIDPIFPKKHDITLKSCCMSLETSLKKGEQLDIDGNDLYVELKLLLHLLPKEKLTTIDILNFLKRVDCFPITSIAYRIMLTIHVTVASVERSFSKLKILKSYLRSTMTQERLNGLALMTIERNMLDKVTYEDVIEKFISTNIRRMVVFK, encoded by the exons ATGGCTAATACTTGTGGTAAAGCTAAAGGTTTTTTTGGAACAATACAACGTATCTATACAATTTTTGCAAATTCCACTAAGAGATGGCAAATTTTAAAAGATAATGTGAAAGGGTTAACTCCTAAATCGTTGTCATCCACTCGTTGGGAGAGTCGTGTTGATAGTGTTAAAGCTATAAGATTTCAAATTTTTGATATACAAAAAGCTTTACTTCAAGTAGCCAAAAATGATAATGATCCAAAAATAACAAGTGAAGCTAAATCCTTAGCAAAAAATGAACTTGGCAACTTTGAGTTTATATTGGCATTA CAAACAATTGCAATCAAAGATATGCTTATTGATGTTGCTATGGAAAAAATAATGGGGTTGATTTCGTATTTTAAGGAATATAGAGAAAAtgggtttttaaatgctttacaaACCGCAAAAGATATTGCCTTAGAAATGGGGATCGATCCAATATTTCCTAAAAAAC ATGATATAACATTAAAGTCTTGCTGTATGTCTCTTGAAACTTCACTCAAGAAAGGTGAGCAATTGGATATTGATGGAAATGACTTATATGTTGAATTAAAATTACTTTTACATCTCTTGCCTAAGGAAAAATTGACAACAATTGATATTCTAAATTTTTTAAAACGTGTTGATTGTTTTCCTATTACATCTATTGCATATAGAATTATGTTGACTATTCATGTTACTGTTGCATCTGTAGAACGGAGTTTTTCAAAATTGAAGATTTTGAAGTCCTACTTAAGATCTACAATGACTCAAGAACGACTTAATGGATTGGCTTTGATGACGATTGAGCGTAACATGTTGGATAAAGTTACTTATGAAGATGTTATTGAAAAGTTTATTTCAACGAATATTAGGAGGATGGTTGTTTTCAAGTAG